A region of Maridesulfovibrio sp. DNA encodes the following proteins:
- a CDS encoding glycosyltransferase family 4 protein → MTNSTQPVLAMILKGYPRISETFISNEIRLLEQRGVKIHIISMRKPRENFTHKSISEIKAEVSYLPSTVEGCLEELFGSTDMDAGLKDQRYGNDAEFTARIDKIWNVYRETGSEASFKHMLQGEYIVEKILPGSDIFHFHAHFAHSPCSVARNASRLSGLPFSFTAHAKDIYTQKPEKITAKISEAKFAVTCTGYNCDYLQSIAPEGKPVHKVYHGIDLDLFSSDKEFTCSGPYEIFTVARFTTKKGLPTVFKALKKLEEKGIDFNYNIIGDGDEREETLKLLDELNLNSRCNWLGTKPHEEVLEQYRKADLFALGCEIAPNGDRDGIPNVLAESMAMSVPVVATTVSGIPELIENGKTGLLVEPGDHESMADAMERMLTDQELRKTLIPAAKERVHEIFDNRYWINKLADVYEQYGIKA, encoded by the coding sequence ATGACAAATTCCACCCAACCTGTCCTTGCGATGATTCTCAAGGGCTATCCGCGTATTTCCGAGACTTTTATTTCCAATGAAATCAGACTCCTTGAACAGAGAGGCGTCAAGATTCACATCATATCAATGCGTAAACCGCGTGAGAATTTCACTCACAAATCCATATCTGAAATAAAAGCCGAAGTTTCATACCTTCCCTCTACTGTTGAAGGGTGTCTTGAAGAGCTTTTCGGATCAACTGATATGGATGCAGGGCTCAAAGACCAGCGTTACGGAAACGATGCAGAATTCACCGCACGCATCGATAAAATCTGGAATGTATACCGAGAAACCGGAAGCGAAGCTTCATTCAAGCACATGCTGCAGGGAGAATACATTGTAGAAAAGATCCTGCCAGGATCAGATATTTTCCACTTCCATGCCCATTTCGCACACTCCCCATGCTCGGTAGCAAGAAACGCCAGCCGACTTTCGGGACTGCCCTTCAGCTTCACTGCCCATGCCAAGGATATTTACACCCAGAAGCCGGAAAAGATCACTGCTAAAATTTCCGAAGCAAAGTTCGCGGTAACCTGCACCGGATACAATTGCGACTACCTGCAATCAATTGCCCCGGAAGGCAAGCCGGTCCACAAAGTCTACCACGGTATCGATCTTGACCTGTTCAGTTCCGATAAGGAATTCACTTGCTCCGGTCCTTATGAAATTTTCACCGTAGCCCGTTTCACCACCAAAAAAGGACTGCCCACGGTCTTCAAGGCTCTCAAGAAGCTTGAAGAAAAAGGAATCGACTTCAACTACAATATCATCGGTGACGGCGATGAACGTGAAGAGACCTTGAAACTGCTGGACGAACTGAACCTGAATAGCAGATGCAACTGGCTGGGGACCAAACCCCATGAAGAAGTACTTGAGCAATACCGCAAGGCCGATCTTTTTGCTCTCGGCTGCGAAATAGCTCCCAATGGTGACCGCGACGGAATTCCCAACGTACTTGCTGAAAGCATGGCCATGTCTGTTCCTGTCGTAGCCACCACTGTTTCAGGTATCCCGGAACTGATCGAAAACGGCAAAACAGGACTTCTGGTTGAACCGGGAGACCATGAATCCATGGCTGACGCAATGGAACGCATGCTCACTGATCAGGAACTGCGCAAGACACTTATTCCGGCAGCAAAAGAAAGGGTTCACGAAATTTTTGACAACCGCTACTGGATCAACAAGCTGGCGGATGTGTACGAGCAATACGGAATCAAGGCATAG
- a CDS encoding histidine phosphatase family protein: MKSVKIAFIRHSVTEWNEAGRIQGHFDSPLTEYGRELATGWKKILEPETFDAVLTSDLGRTIETANIITEGLKIPMLHLPGLREQDWGEWSGLTTAELHENFPGKLDKEVAKGWHFTPNSGENRIDCAARGIKALEDGISEILRTVNKDEIKILAVSHEGTMKSVIYKLLDHDFMPEKKKLIKKRRLHWLNWDGKLRVERLNDKL, from the coding sequence ATGAAATCGGTAAAAATCGCATTTATCCGTCACTCGGTAACTGAGTGGAACGAAGCAGGACGTATACAGGGACATTTCGATTCTCCGCTTACCGAATATGGGCGGGAACTGGCTACCGGATGGAAAAAGATACTTGAACCGGAAACTTTCGATGCAGTACTGACCAGCGATCTAGGCCGGACAATCGAGACGGCAAACATTATCACCGAAGGCCTGAAAATACCCATGCTGCACCTGCCCGGCCTGCGGGAACAGGATTGGGGAGAATGGTCCGGCCTGACCACGGCTGAACTTCATGAAAATTTCCCCGGCAAACTTGATAAGGAAGTAGCCAAAGGCTGGCACTTCACCCCTAATTCAGGTGAAAACCGTATTGACTGTGCGGCACGGGGCATCAAAGCCCTAGAGGATGGGATCAGCGAAATACTTCGTACCGTTAACAAAGACGAAATCAAAATCCTTGCTGTTTCCCATGAAGGAACTATGAAATCAGTCATTTATAAACTTCTGGATCATGATTTCATGCCCGAAAAAAAGAAACTGATCAAAAAACGCAGGTTGCATTGGCTAAATTGGGACGGGAAACTCCGCGTAGAAAGGTTGAATGACAAGCTATGA
- a CDS encoding ABC transporter ATP-binding protein → MADQHTIVRVTGVKRNFKLGNTDVQALKGVDLEIYAGEYLSIMGPSGSGKSTLFNMIGGLDKPSEGKVYIDEVDIAQLDAFELAWLRNRKIGYIFQTFNLIQVMTALENITLPMIFAGVHNDAAVAKGIELLDLVGLNKRYNHKPQELSGGQQQRVAIARSLANDPAIILADEPTGNLDLSTGEEIIKLMNELSKERGVTIITATHDYKMLSASDRVVWIEDGLIKKIEHRDQLNIDVGCIRMA, encoded by the coding sequence ATGGCCGACCAGCACACCATTGTCCGGGTAACCGGAGTCAAGCGTAATTTCAAACTCGGCAACACTGACGTTCAAGCGCTGAAAGGCGTGGACCTTGAAATCTATGCCGGTGAATACCTCTCCATCATGGGTCCTTCCGGGTCCGGTAAATCCACCCTGTTCAACATGATCGGCGGACTGGATAAACCATCTGAAGGCAAGGTCTACATCGACGAGGTGGATATTGCCCAGTTGGACGCCTTTGAACTGGCATGGCTGCGTAACCGCAAAATCGGCTACATTTTCCAGACCTTCAACCTTATTCAGGTTATGACCGCACTGGAAAATATCACCCTGCCCATGATTTTCGCCGGAGTGCATAACGACGCCGCTGTTGCAAAAGGCATTGAACTGCTCGATCTGGTTGGGCTGAACAAACGATACAACCACAAGCCGCAGGAACTTTCCGGCGGACAGCAGCAGCGTGTGGCTATAGCAAGATCGCTGGCCAACGACCCGGCCATCATCCTTGCTGACGAACCTACCGGGAACCTTGACCTCTCCACCGGGGAAGAAATCATCAAACTCATGAACGAACTGAGCAAGGAACGCGGAGTGACCATCATTACCGCAACCCACGACTACAAAATGCTCAGCGCCTCGGACCGGGTTGTCTGGATCGAAGACGGACTGATCAAGAAAATAGAACACCGCGACCAGCTCAACATTGATGTGGGCTGCATCCGCATGGCCTGA
- a CDS encoding glycosyltransferase, whose product MKIIHYCQHILGMGHFFRSLEIAKGLDREQVIFVAGGERPDQPLPPNVEYRQLPGLCMDENFGGLMPTDEGRELEEVKEERKAALSRIFKDEKPDVFLIELFPFGRKAFRFELLPVLDAIKAGKFGNVKVVCSLRDILVERNDGGKHEARCVKYLNKYFDLLLIHSDPKIASLDETFQAFDQIEIPCEYTGFAARKPVENLRDKIRADLGISENEKLLIASAGGGKVGGPLMESVLESYIEMNTPDNRLLMLTGPFLDDKKYETLCSIAKKHAEITVQRFAADFTDLLTAGDAMVSMAGYNTCMDILTSGIPAAVIPFAQNHEQRMRAEKIANYIELEILDSTSCMKTAIKTILNRDRTTDKHGINLNGANNSAESIRKLRTN is encoded by the coding sequence ATGAAAATAATTCACTATTGTCAGCACATACTAGGTATGGGCCATTTTTTCCGCAGCCTCGAGATTGCAAAAGGACTGGACCGGGAACAGGTCATTTTTGTTGCCGGAGGAGAACGCCCGGATCAGCCTCTGCCACCCAATGTGGAGTACCGGCAACTGCCCGGATTATGCATGGATGAAAATTTCGGCGGACTCATGCCTACTGATGAGGGCCGCGAACTTGAAGAGGTAAAAGAAGAACGCAAAGCAGCTTTATCCAGAATATTTAAAGACGAGAAGCCGGATGTATTTCTCATTGAACTATTTCCTTTCGGCCGTAAAGCCTTCCGCTTTGAACTGCTCCCGGTCCTTGATGCGATCAAGGCTGGTAAATTCGGGAATGTTAAAGTTGTCTGTTCTCTGCGGGATATCCTTGTTGAGCGCAATGATGGCGGCAAACATGAAGCACGCTGCGTTAAATACCTGAACAAATATTTTGACCTGCTGCTGATTCATTCCGACCCCAAAATAGCTTCACTGGATGAAACCTTTCAAGCTTTTGATCAAATTGAGATTCCCTGTGAATATACAGGATTCGCCGCCCGCAAACCTGTAGAAAATTTGCGGGATAAAATCCGGGCGGACTTGGGTATAAGCGAAAATGAGAAACTGCTCATCGCCAGCGCAGGGGGCGGGAAGGTCGGCGGTCCCTTAATGGAATCCGTGCTTGAGTCGTATATTGAAATGAATACACCGGACAACAGGCTGCTCATGCTGACCGGTCCCTTTTTGGATGATAAAAAATATGAAACTCTGTGTTCCATTGCAAAAAAACATGCAGAAATCACAGTCCAACGATTTGCTGCTGACTTCACAGACCTGCTCACTGCCGGAGACGCCATGGTCTCCATGGCAGGATACAACACCTGTATGGACATCCTGACCTCAGGCATTCCTGCGGCAGTAATCCCTTTTGCCCAGAATCATGAGCAACGCATGCGTGCTGAAAAAATTGCAAATTATATTGAGTTGGAAATTCTTGATTCAACTTCCTGTATGAAAACAGCCATTAAAACTATTCTTAACCGAGACCGCACAACAGATAAACACGGAATAAATCTCAATGGCGCAAACAATTCTGCAGAATCAATCAGAAAACTAAGGACGAATTAA
- a CDS encoding glycosyltransferase: protein MRIAFFAPHKPIDHPQPSGDLIIGRTLHDFLKNQGHELLVASDSRLRHITCKPAKWPGLYLEFRRTLKRVQEFKPDLWLTYHSYYKSPDLLGPHIAAKLGIPYVIYQGVFATKYRRNFKTWAGYITNKHALLHADHVFANKNRDFRNLSRIIIPEKLSRTYVGIEPDKFQYCAVSAEEIRNKHGLNGEKIILSTAMLREDVKAQSISDLIRAFTPVTKEITQTSLLIAGDGKARPRLEQLAAKQAGGKILFLGRVERDELYKYYSAADIFAYPGINEALGMVYLEAQCAGLPVVAYSTPGPKEAVDQGVTGLLSPEGDIAAMTTNLIKLLSNPSLCEKMGNAATERIKTHFNLTTNLKKVENRLNKVSLWRYS from the coding sequence ATGCGGATTGCTTTTTTCGCACCCCACAAGCCTATTGATCACCCGCAACCATCCGGGGACCTGATCATAGGACGGACCCTGCATGATTTCCTCAAAAATCAAGGCCATGAGCTGCTTGTTGCCAGCGATTCAAGGCTGCGCCACATCACCTGCAAGCCTGCCAAATGGCCCGGATTGTATCTTGAGTTCCGCCGCACATTAAAACGGGTTCAGGAGTTCAAACCAGACCTCTGGCTGACCTACCACAGCTACTACAAATCCCCCGACCTTTTGGGCCCGCACATTGCTGCAAAACTAGGCATTCCCTACGTAATATATCAGGGAGTATTCGCCACCAAATACCGCCGGAATTTCAAAACATGGGCCGGCTACATCACCAACAAACATGCCCTTCTTCATGCTGATCATGTTTTCGCCAACAAAAACAGGGACTTTCGCAATCTTTCCCGGATCATCATCCCGGAAAAACTTTCGCGAACCTATGTTGGAATTGAACCGGATAAATTCCAATATTGTGCGGTGAGCGCAGAAGAAATACGCAATAAACACGGACTGAACGGTGAGAAAATTATCCTGAGCACAGCCATGCTCCGTGAAGATGTAAAAGCCCAAAGCATCAGCGACCTGATAAGAGCTTTTACACCGGTAACAAAAGAAATTACCCAAACCTCACTGCTCATTGCCGGAGATGGAAAAGCACGGCCCCGACTGGAACAACTTGCCGCAAAGCAAGCCGGAGGGAAAATTTTATTTCTAGGCCGGGTCGAGCGTGATGAACTGTATAAATATTACAGCGCAGCGGATATTTTCGCCTATCCGGGTATTAATGAAGCACTGGGCATGGTTTATCTCGAAGCCCAATGTGCAGGACTTCCGGTGGTGGCCTACTCCACACCGGGCCCGAAGGAAGCTGTCGATCAGGGTGTAACAGGATTACTCTCACCTGAAGGTGATATCGCAGCCATGACAACCAACCTGATTAAGCTGCTCTCCAATCCCTCCCTGTGTGAAAAAATGGGGAATGCCGCAACTGAACGCATAAAAACACATTTTAATCTCACAACAAACCTGAAAAAAGTTGAAAACAGGCTTAACAAAGTCAGCCTGTGGAGATATTCATGA
- a CDS encoding polysaccharide deacetylase family protein, which produces MPGRPVSAIWKNNISTLTENFDLWWSNLEKHIPQEGCDVFFRADDIGYPGKQFSAMISAFKKNRTPLALAVVPAWFNENHRDLLFKELGPDLDLWSLHQHGYRHMNHEKQGKKFEFGPSREAHVIHGELERGKTKLNRLLGKHFCPLFTPPWNRCSAETMKCLVELGFNAISRSTNVSPQPPENLPDIPVNIDLHTIKESSPQKGMKTLQKLIIEAVESGHAGFMLHHQRMNKTSQLFLHYLLGKINNTPGLRIKDIRNML; this is translated from the coding sequence ATGCCCGGCAGACCAGTATCAGCAATCTGGAAAAACAACATATCCACCCTCACTGAAAATTTCGACCTCTGGTGGAGTAATCTAGAAAAGCACATTCCGCAGGAAGGTTGCGATGTTTTCTTCAGAGCTGATGACATCGGTTATCCGGGCAAACAGTTTTCAGCCATGATCTCAGCTTTCAAAAAAAACCGCACCCCGCTGGCTCTGGCTGTGGTTCCGGCATGGTTTAATGAAAATCACAGGGACTTGCTATTTAAGGAGCTGGGACCGGATCTTGATTTATGGAGCCTGCACCAGCACGGCTACCGGCACATGAACCATGAAAAACAGGGCAAAAAATTTGAATTCGGACCGTCGCGGGAGGCACACGTCATCCACGGAGAACTAGAACGTGGCAAAACAAAACTGAACCGCCTGCTTGGGAAACACTTCTGCCCTTTATTTACGCCGCCATGGAACCGCTGCTCTGCTGAAACCATGAAATGCCTTGTTGAACTCGGTTTCAATGCCATTTCGCGCAGCACCAATGTTTCACCCCAACCGCCTGAGAATCTGCCGGACATTCCGGTCAATATCGACCTGCATACCATTAAGGAATCCTCCCCGCAGAAGGGCATGAAAACTCTGCAGAAACTGATCATTGAAGCTGTTGAATCAGGTCATGCCGGATTCATGCTTCACCATCAACGGATGAATAAAACCTCACAACTTTTCCTCCATTACCTGCTCGGTAAAATCAACAACACCCCCGGACTACGCATTAAAGATATCCGCAACATGCTTTAA
- a CDS encoding FtsX-like permease family protein — translation MLKKKIPFQNQDTEPDIAAQVVLPFKKSFEISLKSLKSRFLRNMVTVTSLILAVSFLAYVLIGSDISSGLYNSGDSGLIKILEKTGYEPGGSAKERWIVILSLLVCTVGIINAQLMAVTERFREIGTMKCLGALDSFVLRLFLLEASMQGTAGALLGAIFGAIIALLIGILRFGLNAVILLPLDEVGMSLLYSIGVGFGLSLLGVLYPAFIAARMRPIEAMRVEE, via the coding sequence ATGTTGAAAAAGAAAATTCCATTTCAGAATCAGGACACTGAACCGGATATTGCGGCTCAGGTGGTCCTACCCTTTAAAAAATCTTTTGAGATCAGCCTTAAAAGCCTGAAATCTCGATTCCTGCGCAACATGGTTACAGTCACCAGTCTCATTCTGGCAGTATCATTTCTGGCCTATGTACTGATCGGTTCGGATATTTCCAGCGGCCTGTACAATTCAGGAGATTCTGGGCTGATCAAAATCCTTGAAAAAACCGGGTACGAACCGGGGGGCAGTGCCAAGGAACGCTGGATAGTAATTCTCTCCCTGCTGGTCTGCACCGTAGGAATCATCAATGCCCAGCTAATGGCTGTGACTGAACGCTTCCGCGAAATCGGAACCATGAAATGCCTAGGGGCACTGGACAGTTTTGTGCTGCGCCTTTTCCTGCTTGAGGCATCCATGCAGGGAACAGCCGGAGCATTGCTGGGAGCCATCTTCGGAGCGATAATCGCACTCTTGATCGGCATACTCCGTTTTGGGCTCAACGCCGTAATTTTGCTTCCCCTAGATGAAGTCGGCATGTCTCTTCTCTATTCAATAGGGGTAGGATTCGGCCTGAGTCTTCTGGGAGTACTTTACCCGGCATTCATTGCTGCACGCATGCGCCCCATCGAAGCAATGCGCGTGGAAGAATAA